DNA from Streptobacillus felis:
TATTTATTAAAAATAGATTTGTAAGAGCTGCTATGAGTGAGGCTATGGGTAATGGTAAATTAAGTCCTAAAAAAGAAATCTCCCACCTATATTCTTTATGGGATGAGGGAGAAGTAGGACTAGTAATTACAGGTAATGTAATGGTTGATGCAAATGTATTAGCTGAACCTGGTAATATAGTTTTTGATAAAAATGTAGATATGAATATTTTAAAAAAATGGGCTAAAAAAGGCCAAGAAAAAGGAAGTAGGGTTATAGTTCAGATTAATCATCCTGGGAGACAAACACCTAAGACTATATGTAAGGAACCTGTAGCACCTAGTGCTATAGCCCTAGGAGAAAGATTTAAAAAATCTTTCAATATTCCAAGAGAACTTACTAATTCTGAAGTTAAAGAATTAGTTAAGAAATTTGGGAAAGCAGCTTTGATATCAAAAGAAGCAGGTTTTTCTGGAGTTCAGATACATGGTGCTCATGGATATTTAATAAGCCAGTTTTTATCACCACTTTCTAATCAAAGAAAAGATGAATATGGTGGTAGTTTAGAAAATAGAATGAGGTTTTTAAAAGAAATATATTTAGAAATTAGAAAAGAAGTAGGAAATGATTTTACTGTTGGTTTAAAGATTAATTCAGAAGATTTTTCAGAAGGCGGATTTAATGCTGATGAATCAATAGAAGTAATTAAAGAAATGGATAAATTGGGTATAGACTTTGTTGAAATTTCTGGTGGAAGTTATGAAAATCCTAAAATGGCTAGTCCTACTGAAAAAGGCAAGGATA
Protein-coding regions in this window:
- a CDS encoding NADH:flavin oxidoreductase/NADH oxidase family protein; the protein is MEKGKLFNSITLKSGLFIKNRFVRAAMSEAMGNGKLSPKKEISHLYSLWDEGEVGLVITGNVMVDANVLAEPGNIVFDKNVDMNILKKWAKKGQEKGSRVIVQINHPGRQTPKTICKEPVAPSAIALGERFKKSFNIPRELTNSEVKELVKKFGKAALISKEAGFSGVQIHGAHGYLISQFLSPLSNQRKDEYGGSLENRMRFLKEIYLEIRKEVGNDFTVGLKINSEDFSEGGFNADESIEVIKEMDKLGIDFVEISGGSYENPKMASPTEKGKDNIFFIEHTKRVKKEVSCKVVLTGGIRFVESMKNILDENISDFIGIGRPLAMHVDMIKKIKDGSYSPIETKFVTTGIKSLDKKLGGLLAIVYYQRLMQIYAKGKVPKINTNAWPSLINSMINHGIASLFPQRAR